A window from Solanum stenotomum isolate F172 chromosome 5, ASM1918654v1, whole genome shotgun sequence encodes these proteins:
- the LOC125864756 gene encoding dirigent protein 22-like has protein sequence MEKTILLVLLCFILIVSMAQGVVLGESKAVEKWFYKLPHAKQMVTKFRFYFHDIVSGKNPTAVQIAQSNMTAKSPTAFGFVTMIDDPLTVGPEPNSTIVGRAQGIYGSADQNEVALLMTLNFVFTTGKYNGSTLSVLGRNPVFHQHREMPIVGGSGVFRLAQGIAAAKTYSLNTTNGDAIVEYNVIVLHYHDILLEVLYMLIMKLWGIISFCILLQQNFLKMVIRFWTPLT, from the coding sequence atgGAAAAAACAATCCTACTTGTATTACTTTGCTTTATTCTTATTGTGTCAATGGCTCAAGGTGTTGTATTAGGAGAATCCAAAGCTGTTGAAAAATGGTTCTATAAGCTTCCTCATGCAAAGCAAATGGTAACTAAATTTCGTTTCTATTTTCATGACATAGTTAGTGGGAAAAATCCAACTGCAGTTCAAATAGCCCAATCCAACATGACTGCCAAATCCCCAACTGCCTTTGGGTTTGTTACAATGATAGATGACCCACTAACAGTTGGACCAGAGCCCAATTCAACAATAGTGGGCCGAGCCCAAGGGATTTATGGTTCAGCTGATCAAAATGAGGTTGCCCTTCTCATGACTCTCAACTTTGTGTTCACAACTGGCAAGTATAATGGTAGCACGTTGAGTGTACTTGGTCGGAACCCTGTATTTCACCAGCATCGTGAGATGCCAATTGTTGGTGGTTCTGGAGTTTTTCGGTTGGCTCAGGGAATTGCCGCGGCGAAGACGTATTCGCTCAATACGACCAATGGGGATGCTATTGTTGAGTATAATGTTATAGTCCTGCATTATCATGATATTTTACTTGAAGTACTATATAtgttaattatgaaattatggGGAATTATAAGCTTTTGTATTCTTCTTCAACAGAACTTCTTAAAGATGGTAATCCGTTTCTGGACACCCTTAACATAA
- the LOC125864755 gene encoding dirigent protein 22-like, producing the protein MEKTILLVLLCFILIVSMAQGVVLGESKAVEKWFYKLPHAKQMVTKFRFYFHDIVSGKNPTAVQIAQSNMTAKSPTAFGFVTMIDDPLTVGPEPNSTIVGRAQGIYGSADQNEVALLMTLNFVFTTGKYNGSTLSVLGRNPVFHQHREMPIVGGSGVFRLAQGIAAAKTYSLNTTNGDAIVEYNVIVLHYHDILLEVLYMLIMKLWGIISFCILLQQNFLKMVIRFWTPLT; encoded by the coding sequence atgGAAAAAACAATCCTACTTGTATTACTTTGCTTTATTCTTATTGTGTCAATGGCTCAAGGTGTTGTATTAGGAGAATCCAAAGCTGTTGAAAAATGGTTCTATAAGCTTCCTCATGCAAAGCAAATGGTAACTAAATTTCGTTTCTATTTTCATGACATAGTTAGTGGGAAAAATCCAACTGCAGTTCAAATAGCCCAATCCAACATGACTGCCAAATCCCCAACTGCCTTTGGGTTTGTTACAATGATAGACGACCCACTAACAGTTGGACCAGAGCCCAATTCAACAATAGTGGGCCGAGCCCAAGGGATTTATGGTTCAGCTGATCAAAATGAGGTTGCCCTTCTCATGACTCTCAACTTTGTGTTCACAACTGGCAAGTATAATGGTAGCACGTTGAGTGTACTTGGTCGGAACCCTGTATTTCACCAGCATCGTGAGATGCCAATTGTTGGTGGTTCTGGAGTTTTTCGGTTGGCTCAGGGAATTGCCGCGGCGAAGACGTATTCGCTCAATACGACCAATGGGGATGCTATTGTTGAGTATAATGTTATAGTCCTGCATTATCATGATATTTTACTTGAAGTACTATATAtgttaattatgaaattatggGGAATTATAAGCTTTTGTATTCTTCTTCAACAGAACTTCTTAAAGATGGTAATCCGTTTCTGGACACCCTTAACATAA
- the LOC125864759 gene encoding dirigent protein 22-like → MAKLNSILLYCSIAIVILSSIPLAHCNIAQGPKAVENWFQKLSHAKPKITKLHFYFHDITAGKNPTAIPIAQANSTSHSPSAFGLLAILDDRLTTGPEINSTTIGRAQGIVGAASLEEFSLLMSLNFVFTHGKYNGSTLSLLGRNTVLNEYREMPIVGGSGVFRLARGVATAKTHTLSKNGDAIVEYNVVVLHY, encoded by the coding sequence atggcaaagcTAAACTCAATTTTATTGTATTGCTCTATTGCTATTGTCATATTATCATCAATTCCATTAGCTCATTGCAATATTGCACAAGGTCCTAAAGCAGTTGAAAATTGGTTCCAAAAACTTTCACATGCAAAACCAAAAATAACCAAACTTCATTTCTATTTCCACGATATAACTGCTGGTAAAAATCCAACAGCAATACCAATTGCCCAGGCAAATTCTACGTCTCATTCGCCTTCGGCGTTTGGTTTGCTAGCGATATTAGACGATCGATTGACAACGGGACCAGAAATTAATTCAACGACTATTGGTCGAGCTCAAGGAATTGTTGGTGCAGCTTCTCTTGAGGAATTTAGTTTGTTGATGAGCTTGAATTTTGTGTTTACTCATGGGAAATATAATGGTAGTACACTTAGTCTACTTGGACGTAACACTGTTTTGAATGAATATCGAGAGATGCCAATTGTTGGTGGTTCTGGTGTTTTCAGGCTAGCTCGTGGTGTTGCAACCGCGAAAACACATACTTTAAGTAAGAATGGTGATGCTATTGTTGAGTATAATGTTGTAGTTTTGCATTATTGA